The Solanum pennellii chromosome 11, SPENNV200 sequence gcaataattatttattcatccttaactagatatttcaaaatgtattttaaatattaatccaATCATCTTTACCTCTTTTAGAAAAGAATATTTCATTATTGACATAATACGTAAACATGATCCTTAACTTGATTTCGACGAACAATTATGTCCGCCAACTTTAAATGTTCACAAATAAgcatttaaacttgtataaaattaatcGAGTAGACACAAGTTCCCTACATGACAGAATAACGTATAGGAcacaaaattgtcatgtaggCCGAATGTGTCTATTTGCTCAATTTAGTACAActttaagtgtctacttataCACGCTCAAAGTTAAAGGTCATAATTGTCAACTGACgtaatgtttatgctttattaTTTCAAGATATTCACCTAAATGAATTGAAAAGCCAAAAGTTATTGTAACATACCTTGAAGAGCAAAAGGTAACAACATAATCAGTGCCAGAGCATGTAAAAATGCTAGTTGGATCATCATAGGCATAACTATAAGCAGTTGGACAAtcttctttgaatttttttgaataaaaagtaGGTTGACAAGTTGATGGATTTCCATAATTACCCCTACAACAATATTCATCAGTATTAAACACATCACAAGCACTTCTGCATCCAATTACTTTTCCATTATTCTTAACTGCAAGTTCAGAAGGGCAATTTTGTCTTAAATCTCCGTTACAACCAGCAACACTGCAATTCCCTTTACCATTTAAAGGGGTAACACTTATAGGGACATTGAATCCATCCACAAGGCTAACATCGTAAAAATCAAGATTAGCAAGGGTAAATTCGGCAAGGGAAGCTGGAGTTTTTCCGGTGCCCGTACACTTGAGAGATGGACCGCAATCACCGGTTAAGCATGAACCGTTGCCGTTTTTGTCGAAATTGCATCCTGTTCTTCCCCAAATTCTGCCGGAAAAACTAACCGGTGCTGTGAAAACCATGGATTGGCCTGATTTTAGAATAAATCCGCCGCCGTTGAAGTTGTCGCCGGGGAAAACGCCCGGCCAAATTGTCTCTTTGCAGCTGTTTACTATGGTGAAAGTTCTTGCAGATTCGGAGAATTTTACGCCTGTCATACAAATTGAGTGTAAGTTGTTAAAGGAGTTAGGGGAGGATCGGAGGAGATATAAATTCGATAATTTTAGCGCAAGTCAAgattttgattatgttttatcgtaaaatttgaaaaataaaacttggTGTGAATCGATTAGGCGATATCGATCAACGGCACGCAATgtcttaatttatatgatatttttcattttcaaaaattaaatagtttaagTTTGATCGAAAATTTACGCTTagaatcatcaatttttttttataaactacgtaaaaagtgTTATAAGTGATAATAATGAcaattctaaataattaaaagatgaatgaaaaatttatttagataaacttgtttgaatctcgaaattCTATAAgagtcacataaattaaaacgaaaaatattttttgtggttttataaAAAAGTATAATCTATCGTTATGTTTGGTTATAAAtacaaattgaatttttttttttaaaaaaaactttttgtgAGTTATGTGAAGTGAAAAAATGATAGcacatttttgttatttttcaaatttttaaaaattttaattttatgaagtttaattctaagaaaa is a genomic window containing:
- the LOC107003465 gene encoding pathogenesis-related protein 5; the protein is MMTSNLVLLQRVLLSLFLLSGVKFSESARTFTIVNSCKETIWPGVFPGDNFNGGGFILKSGQSMVFTAPVSFSGRIWGRTGCNFDKNGNGSCLTGDCGPSLKCTGTGKTPASLAEFTLANLDFYDVSLVDGFNVPISVTPLNGKGNCSVAGCNGDLRQNCPSELAVKNNGKVIGCRSACDVFNTDEYCCRGNYGNPSTCQPTFYSKKFKEDCPTAYSYAYDDPTSIFTCSGTDYVVTFCSSRKKPVCTYHNRKLFCSGSKGLRSLISNLWMIFLGLTLIANCMMIIF